One window from the genome of Saccharicrinis carchari encodes:
- a CDS encoding saccharopine dehydrogenase family protein: MGKVLIIGAGGVGTVVATKMAGLPEVFTEIMLASRTKSKCDAIAEKIGGNKIKTAKVDADNVPELVELIKSFGPDLLVNVALPYQDLHIMDACLEAGVSYLDTANYEPLDEAKYEYKWQWAYQDKFKKAGLTAILGCGFDPGVTSVFTAYAAKHHFDEIHYLDIVDCNGGDHGKAFATNFNPEINIREVTQKGKYWQDGQWVESEPHEIHKPLTYPNIGSRESYLIYHEELESLVKNFPTLKRARFWMTFGQEYLTHLRVIQNIGMAGIKPILYEGKEIVPIQFLKAVLPDPGELGENYTGGTSIGCRIRGIKDGVERTYYVYNNCSHQVAYEETGAQGVSYTTGVPATIGAMMYLQGLWKKPGVFNVEEFNPDPFMEQLNKLGLPWVEEFNVDLEL; encoded by the coding sequence ATGGGAAAAGTATTGATAATTGGAGCCGGAGGCGTAGGCACGGTGGTAGCCACCAAAATGGCCGGGCTGCCCGAAGTTTTTACAGAAATAATGTTGGCCAGTCGTACAAAGAGCAAGTGCGATGCCATTGCCGAAAAAATAGGTGGCAATAAAATTAAAACTGCAAAAGTTGATGCCGACAATGTGCCCGAATTAGTTGAACTGATAAAGTCGTTTGGTCCGGATTTGCTTGTAAACGTTGCCTTGCCTTACCAGGATTTACACATTATGGACGCTTGTTTGGAAGCCGGCGTATCCTATTTAGATACGGCCAATTATGAGCCTTTGGACGAAGCCAAATATGAATACAAATGGCAATGGGCCTATCAGGATAAATTTAAAAAAGCAGGATTGACTGCCATATTAGGATGCGGTTTCGACCCTGGAGTAACAAGTGTTTTTACGGCCTATGCCGCCAAACACCATTTTGATGAGATACATTACCTGGATATTGTAGACTGCAACGGGGGTGATCATGGTAAAGCCTTTGCCACTAATTTTAATCCGGAGATAAACATCCGCGAGGTAACCCAAAAAGGTAAATATTGGCAGGATGGCCAATGGGTGGAGTCTGAGCCGCATGAAATACACAAGCCATTAACCTATCCCAACATTGGCAGCCGCGAATCGTATCTCATTTATCACGAGGAACTGGAGTCGCTGGTAAAAAACTTCCCTACGCTTAAAAGAGCACGCTTTTGGATGACTTTTGGGCAAGAGTACCTTACCCACTTAAGGGTAATACAAAACATTGGAATGGCCGGAATAAAACCCATCCTATACGAAGGAAAGGAAATTGTACCTATCCAATTTTTGAAAGCAGTATTACCCGACCCGGGCGAACTGGGCGAAAATTATACGGGCGGAACATCCATTGGCTGCAGGATAAGAGGCATAAAGGACGGTGTGGAACGCACCTATTATGTTTATAATAATTGCAGCCATCAGGTGGCCTACGAAGAAACCGGAGCACAAGGTGTGAGCTATACCACAGGTGTACCCGCAACCATTGGTGCAATGATGTATTTGCAAGGTTTGTGGAAAAAGCCGGGTGTGTTTAATGTGGAAGAGTTTAACCCGGATCCATTTATGGAACAACTCAACAAACTAGGGCTGCCTTGGGTAGAAGAGTTTAACGTAGATTTGGAGTTATAG
- the nspC gene encoding carboxynorspermidine decarboxylase has translation MSINYTHIPSPCFVLNEDLLRKNLALIKSVKDSTGVEIILAFKSFAMWGAFPVIREYIPSATASSLNEAQLAFEEMGSKAHTYAPAYTDGDFDKILPYSSHITFNSIGQFQRFKCKVLKHPEAISMGLRINPEHSTVKTDLYNPGIPGSRLGIPSSEMPELLPDGIEGLHFHSLCESNSYHLEKTLEAVEQKFGQFLPQIKWLNMGGGHLMTHKDYDIDHLISVLKAFKDKWGLHLILEPGSAFNWGTGVLASTVIDIVSNHGIKTAMLDVSFAAHMPDCLEMPYQPTIVNASIGAIKNKHVYKMGGNSCLAGDVMGDYSFEKELQVGNRIVFEDMIHYTMVKTTMFNGVTHPSIGIWSNKKGFTLLREFGYIDFKNRLG, from the coding sequence ATGTCCATCAATTATACGCATATCCCCTCCCCTTGTTTTGTGCTGAATGAAGATCTGTTACGCAAAAACCTTGCATTAATAAAGTCAGTGAAGGACAGCACGGGGGTTGAGATTATACTTGCCTTTAAATCCTTTGCCATGTGGGGTGCTTTTCCTGTTATCAGGGAATATATTCCTTCGGCCACCGCCAGCTCCCTTAATGAAGCACAGCTGGCCTTTGAGGAAATGGGAAGTAAAGCACACACCTATGCCCCGGCATATACCGATGGTGATTTTGATAAAATTTTACCGTATAGCAGCCATATTACCTTTAACTCAATAGGTCAGTTTCAGAGGTTTAAATGCAAAGTACTTAAACATCCGGAGGCTATTTCGATGGGTCTGCGCATCAACCCCGAACACTCCACTGTAAAAACGGATTTATACAACCCGGGCATACCCGGATCCAGATTGGGCATCCCATCTTCCGAAATGCCTGAACTATTACCTGATGGTATCGAGGGTTTGCATTTTCATTCCTTGTGCGAATCCAACTCATACCACCTGGAAAAAACCCTAGAGGCAGTAGAGCAAAAGTTCGGTCAATTTCTGCCGCAGATAAAATGGCTGAACATGGGTGGCGGACACCTGATGACACACAAAGATTACGATATAGATCATTTGATAAGCGTACTGAAAGCTTTTAAAGACAAATGGGGTTTGCACCTTATACTTGAGCCCGGCAGCGCTTTCAATTGGGGAACAGGCGTTTTGGCAAGCACCGTAATCGACATCGTTAGTAACCACGGTATTAAAACCGCCATGCTCGATGTGTCCTTTGCCGCGCACATGCCCGATTGTCTTGAAATGCCTTATCAACCGACTATTGTAAACGCCAGTATCGGTGCCATCAAAAATAAGCATGTGTATAAAATGGGAGGCAACAGCTGCTTGGCCGGAGATGTTATGGGCGATTATTCCTTTGAGAAGGAACTACAAGTGGGCAACCGCATTGTGTTCGAGGATATGATTCATTACACCATGGTTAAAACCACCATGTTTAACGGCGTTACACATCCCTCTATAGGTATTTGGAGTAACAAAAAAGGCTTTACTTTATTGCGCGAATTTGGGTATATCGACTTTAAAAATCGTTTGGGATAA
- a CDS encoding ERCC4 domain-containing protein produces MGKQVNIPTIVVDYREERSGIPDLLCQLGCDVQLTSLKAGDYIVNDSIIVERKSKDDFVLSLMQGRLFKQCVLLQKSGYVTSLLIEGNPYHTVHNVSREAIRGALLSVSLSWQIPINYSANNSDTANMIMRIAEQNPKDTFMVQRYGYKPKTLQKQQLYFLQGLPLIGPKLANALMKHFKGIDRIMSASEVELAQVSGIGKNKAMRIWQFIRSGE; encoded by the coding sequence GTGGGTAAACAAGTTAACATACCAACCATCGTTGTCGATTACCGCGAGGAGCGTTCCGGGATACCTGATCTGTTATGCCAGTTGGGATGCGATGTGCAGTTGACAAGTTTAAAAGCGGGAGATTATATCGTCAATGACAGTATCATTGTAGAACGGAAATCGAAAGATGATTTTGTGCTTTCCTTGATGCAAGGCCGCTTATTCAAACAATGTGTATTATTACAAAAAAGTGGCTATGTAACTAGTTTGCTCATCGAAGGAAACCCTTACCATACCGTTCATAATGTTTCGCGAGAAGCTATTAGAGGCGCTTTGCTGTCGGTTTCGCTATCGTGGCAGATACCCATTAATTATTCGGCTAATAATAGCGATACGGCTAATATGATTATGCGGATTGCAGAACAAAACCCCAAAGATACCTTCATGGTTCAACGGTATGGTTACAAACCAAAGACACTTCAAAAGCAGCAACTTTATTTTTTACAGGGATTACCCTTGATAGGGCCAAAACTGGCCAATGCACTGATGAAACACTTTAAAGGCATAGATAGGATAATGTCTGCCAGCGAAGTTGAACTGGCACAGGTATCCGGAATAGGTAAAAATAAAGCGATGCGGATATGGCAGTTTATCCGATCGGGGGAGTAG
- a CDS encoding TonB-dependent receptor plug domain-containing protein, translating into MLQKKYIIVFLFGLIALSGAAQQSPKNIDLITREEVLEMSMDDLLSYDLADVIKLMELVGASSMEDLYELLLNKDVTSASKSAESVFDSPLSTTVLTYDEINASGATSIEEALRLVPGVIVREKTNGNYDVHIRGGQNMPMNNVLLYAENTTTLVMIDGRPVFNYGMGGILWETLPVSLGELDRIEVVRGPSSALYGPNAVNGVINLITKDITQDTPLVSANFQGGTQSTYIGDFSISKKLNDKISAGFSTSYEQRDRNTDEVYALYDDKFLSLADYQQRRIAEGWSSEDIYEMIEEPNRAKEKMGVNAYIYFAANTKLNFNLSGGYLESEAMTSTIGDTPTPYNVRNAQGYFINLAGKIYGFNLQASLNNIEQDLSKGIKGWKQDTEQYNVHLDYLFKWDKFSFRPGLSYQSVYYDDREHIDFIGQGFVNGREALRNYAVSGRLDYNPTEKIRLVAALRAEKYEVPDKIIPSYQFISSYKINENNLLRAVYSRANQSTFVVDAYSSYIWSSEGLSSPEYIHFMGNPDPSMMTMDMLEIGFRTRPTRKILIDIEAFYNKAKDYSALMPDSMRTVVYSDPTTIAPVTSVYESYRPLDLKSKQYGLSISADMVLSEKLILKAHMTYQKSTVDNFQDANMFDIANRQGNAYIPGMTDDIMQYITYVQSGGTMGSNIPPQPSYSSAIQPDPSTFKDDVDNEAIPSFWGSVALTYKPTAKLSVNAQAYYYDKYNLYTMYDAQESRLALGNLNYTGSMEAKFLLNAKVSYKVNDKVNLFVNGRNILNNDKQEYIFMDNIGSLYFAGFNVSF; encoded by the coding sequence ATGTTACAGAAAAAATATATTATCGTATTTTTATTTGGGTTAATTGCCTTGTCAGGGGCAGCACAACAATCCCCCAAAAATATTGACCTAATAACCCGAGAAGAAGTCCTTGAGATGAGTATGGATGACCTCTTGTCCTACGATCTTGCCGACGTAATAAAACTAATGGAGTTAGTAGGTGCTTCTTCAATGGAAGATTTGTATGAACTACTTTTGAATAAAGATGTTACTTCTGCATCCAAATCTGCCGAAAGCGTATTTGACTCGCCGTTATCTACCACCGTACTTACCTACGATGAGATCAATGCATCCGGAGCTACCTCCATTGAAGAGGCATTGCGCCTTGTGCCCGGCGTTATTGTAAGGGAAAAAACCAACGGTAATTATGATGTACACATCAGAGGTGGGCAGAACATGCCCATGAACAATGTGCTATTGTATGCCGAAAATACGACAACCCTTGTGATGATTGATGGCCGTCCGGTGTTCAATTATGGTATGGGTGGTATACTATGGGAAACATTACCCGTAAGCCTTGGAGAACTCGATAGGATTGAAGTGGTACGCGGACCATCCAGCGCACTATACGGTCCCAATGCAGTTAATGGTGTAATTAACCTGATTACTAAAGATATTACCCAAGACACTCCACTTGTTTCCGCCAATTTTCAGGGAGGAACACAATCAACCTATATTGGTGATTTTAGCATCAGCAAGAAATTGAACGATAAAATATCTGCAGGCTTTTCCACCTCATACGAACAACGTGACAGAAATACGGATGAGGTGTACGCACTATACGATGATAAGTTCCTTTCATTGGCAGATTATCAGCAACGCAGAATAGCTGAGGGATGGAGTTCCGAAGATATATATGAAATGATAGAAGAACCAAACAGAGCCAAGGAGAAAATGGGGGTAAATGCATATATCTATTTTGCCGCAAACACTAAGCTCAACTTTAACCTGAGCGGAGGCTATTTGGAATCGGAAGCCATGACCTCTACCATAGGCGACACCCCAACGCCTTACAACGTGCGTAATGCGCAAGGGTATTTTATAAACCTGGCCGGTAAGATATACGGATTTAATTTACAGGCAAGTCTTAACAATATTGAGCAGGATTTATCTAAAGGTATAAAAGGATGGAAGCAAGATACCGAACAGTACAATGTACATTTGGATTATTTATTTAAATGGGACAAGTTTAGTTTTCGTCCGGGGCTTAGTTACCAGTCTGTATATTATGACGATAGGGAACATATCGATTTCATTGGCCAAGGATTTGTTAATGGAAGGGAAGCGTTAAGAAATTATGCGGTTAGTGGAAGACTGGACTATAACCCAACTGAAAAAATAAGGTTGGTGGCGGCTTTGAGAGCCGAAAAATATGAGGTGCCAGATAAAATAATACCTTCCTATCAGTTCATATCATCCTATAAAATAAATGAAAACAACTTGTTAAGAGCCGTATATTCCCGTGCCAACCAAAGTACATTTGTTGTTGATGCCTATAGCTCATATATTTGGAGTAGTGAAGGATTGAGCTCGCCGGAGTATATTCATTTTATGGGAAACCCGGATCCGTCTATGATGACTATGGACATGCTGGAAATTGGTTTTAGAACACGACCCACAAGAAAAATACTTATTGACATCGAAGCATTTTATAATAAAGCGAAAGATTATAGTGCTTTGATGCCGGACAGTATGAGAACAGTTGTATATTCTGATCCAACAACTATTGCCCCGGTAACGTCAGTGTATGAATCGTATAGGCCACTTGATTTAAAAAGTAAACAATATGGGTTGAGCATTAGTGCTGATATGGTGTTGTCCGAGAAGCTAATCCTGAAGGCTCACATGACCTATCAAAAATCAACAGTGGACAACTTCCAGGATGCCAACATGTTTGATATCGCGAATAGGCAAGGTAATGCCTATATACCAGGTATGACCGACGATATTATGCAATATATCACGTACGTTCAATCGGGTGGAACGATGGGCTCGAATATTCCTCCCCAACCAAGTTATAGCTCTGCTATTCAGCCTGATCCAAGCACATTTAAGGATGATGTGGATAACGAAGCTATACCTTCATTCTGGGGTAGTGTAGCTTTAACCTATAAACCAACTGCTAAATTAAGTGTTAACGCGCAAGCATACTACTACGACAAGTATAATTTATATACCATGTACGATGCGCAAGAGTCAAGACTCGCCCTTGGCAATTTAAATTATACCGGATCTATGGAGGCCAAGTTTTTATTGAATGCTAAAGTGAGTTACAAGGTTAACGATAAAGTTAACTTGTTTGTCAATGGCAGAAACATATTAAATAACGACAAACAAGAATATATTTTTATGGATAACATTGGAAGTTTATACTTTGCCGGATTTAATGTGAGTTTTTAA
- a CDS encoding YfiR family protein, with product MKKPLITAFMIVLSLSLNGQEPMFKALFMFNFAKYIEWPNQDTEREFIIGVYGNDPIIEELNKLASSRKVNNKIIVVRHVSSPSEVPNANIIFLSGKASGNMKQLTSYFKGKPTLIITENTNYCARGAGINYVMQGGKLKFEIKKSNITSHGLNVDPKLISLGIEIN from the coding sequence ATGAAAAAACCATTGATCACAGCGTTTATGATTGTGTTATCACTATCGCTTAATGGTCAGGAACCGATGTTTAAAGCATTGTTTATGTTTAACTTTGCCAAATACATCGAATGGCCAAACCAAGACACAGAAAGGGAGTTTATAATTGGTGTTTACGGAAACGACCCAATCATTGAAGAACTCAATAAGCTGGCCTCGAGCCGTAAGGTAAACAACAAAATTATTGTTGTAAGGCATGTCAGCAGCCCGTCGGAGGTACCCAATGCCAATATTATATTTCTCTCCGGCAAAGCCTCGGGTAATATGAAGCAGTTGACCTCGTATTTCAAGGGCAAACCTACATTGATTATCACCGAAAATACAAACTATTGTGCAAGGGGCGCCGGCATTAATTATGTTATGCAGGGAGGTAAATTAAAATTTGAGATTAAAAAGTCTAATATTACTTCTCACGGGCTCAATGTAGACCCAAAACTTATATCACTCGGTATCGAAATTAACTAA
- a CDS encoding tryptophanase: MELPFSESYKIKMVEPIRKSSKEERQRWIKEAGYNLFNLKSEQVFIDLLTDSGTGAMSDRQWASMMMGDESYAGATSYYNLKHAVKNILGFEYMLPTHQGRAAENVLFSALISEGDVIPGNTHFDTTKGHIEFRKATAIDCTINEAFDTTAQHPFKGNVDLNKLESVYLKYPKERIPATIVTVTCNSAGGQPVSMENLREVYELSKKYGIRVIFDSARFAENAYFIKTREPGYASKTIKQIVAEMFTHADGMTMSSKKDGIVNMGGFIALKEEALFKKAAQFNIIYEGYITYGGMSGRDMNALAQGLDEGTEFDYLETRIKQVAYLGQKLKGFGVPVQEPFGGHAIFVDAKRFLPHLPKEQFVAQTLAVELYKEAGARAVEIGALLADRDPITRKNRYPKLELLRLAIPRRVYTNNHMDVIAAALKNVYHRRSEIKTGYKIIDEAPILRHFTVQLTPYQQNVVRSTDR; encoded by the coding sequence ATGGAATTGCCATTTTCAGAATCCTATAAAATAAAGATGGTGGAGCCCATCCGAAAAAGCTCCAAAGAAGAACGCCAGCGCTGGATAAAAGAGGCAGGCTATAACTTGTTCAACCTTAAGAGTGAGCAGGTTTTTATTGATTTGTTAACAGATAGTGGCACAGGGGCCATGAGCGACCGTCAATGGGCTTCGATGATGATGGGCGACGAGAGTTATGCGGGTGCTACATCCTACTATAACTTAAAGCACGCTGTCAAAAATATATTGGGTTTCGAGTATATGCTACCCACCCACCAGGGACGAGCCGCCGAAAACGTACTATTCTCCGCTCTGATTTCCGAAGGCGACGTAATACCCGGCAATACCCACTTCGACACCACCAAAGGACATATCGAATTCCGTAAAGCCACCGCTATAGACTGCACCATTAACGAGGCCTTCGACACCACGGCACAGCATCCTTTTAAGGGAAATGTTGACTTAAATAAGCTGGAATCTGTTTACCTGAAATACCCCAAAGAGCGTATCCCCGCAACTATTGTAACTGTTACCTGCAACTCGGCAGGTGGCCAGCCGGTTTCGATGGAAAACCTACGCGAGGTATATGAACTAAGTAAAAAGTATGGCATCCGGGTTATCTTCGATTCGGCTCGCTTTGCCGAAAATGCTTATTTCATAAAGACACGCGAGCCAGGGTATGCATCAAAAACAATCAAACAGATAGTGGCAGAGATGTTTACCCATGCCGACGGTATGACCATGAGTAGTAAAAAAGACGGCATTGTAAATATGGGCGGTTTTATTGCTTTGAAGGAAGAAGCCCTTTTTAAAAAAGCCGCTCAGTTCAACATTATTTACGAGGGTTATATAACTTACGGAGGAATGAGTGGCCGCGATATGAATGCCCTGGCTCAAGGCCTCGACGAAGGAACGGAATTCGATTATCTGGAAACCAGGATTAAGCAGGTTGCCTATTTGGGGCAGAAACTAAAGGGTTTTGGCGTACCCGTTCAGGAACCATTTGGCGGGCATGCTATTTTTGTGGATGCCAAACGCTTTCTGCCACATCTGCCCAAGGAGCAGTTTGTTGCACAAACATTGGCCGTAGAGCTGTACAAAGAGGCCGGTGCGCGCGCCGTGGAGATTGGCGCCCTGCTTGCCGATCGTGATCCAATCACCCGCAAAAACAGGTACCCGAAATTGGAACTGCTGCGCCTGGCCATACCGCGCCGCGTATATACCAATAATCATATGGATGTAATCGCCGCAGCACTTAAAAATGTGTACCATAGAAGGTCGGAAATTAAAACAGGCTATAAAATTATTGACGAAGCTCCTATCCTTCGCCATTTTACGGTACAACTTACTCCATATCAACAAAACGTAGTCAGGTCAACAGATCGATAG
- a CDS encoding DUF4382 domain-containing protein, translating to MKHISFSVLIGALFLLASCSNGDEVDNKSFENAQLSIRLTDAPANYDEILIDIREVRVHFAGKGEEGGWQTLSGINAGVYNLLDYTNGADTLIAEHEFPAGIISQIRLLLGENNRIKKDGVYYDIMTPSAQQSGLKLKVHADLTRGVAYRLWLDFDAGRSIVEKGNGSYSLKPVIRVFTEAASGAIQGVITPVEARPYIHAVSAQKDTFSTYADGETGFFMIKALPKGSYKVEFNTTAGYQAKSIKDVEVETSRVTDMGSIVIEKIMQ from the coding sequence ATGAAACACATTTCTTTTAGTGTTCTTATTGGGGCATTGTTTTTATTAGCATCATGCTCCAATGGAGATGAAGTTGATAATAAGTCCTTTGAGAATGCCCAACTAAGCATTAGGTTAACCGATGCGCCGGCAAACTACGATGAGATATTAATTGATATTCGGGAGGTTCGCGTCCATTTTGCCGGCAAAGGTGAAGAAGGAGGCTGGCAAACACTGAGTGGTATAAATGCCGGCGTGTACAATCTGCTAGACTATACTAATGGCGCGGATACACTTATAGCAGAACACGAGTTTCCCGCCGGAATTATTTCGCAAATAAGACTGTTATTGGGGGAAAACAACCGGATAAAAAAAGATGGGGTTTATTACGATATCATGACTCCATCAGCGCAGCAATCCGGTTTAAAACTCAAAGTACATGCCGATTTAACAAGGGGTGTTGCCTATCGTTTGTGGCTCGACTTTGATGCAGGCAGGTCTATCGTGGAAAAAGGAAATGGGAGCTATTCGCTAAAACCTGTTATCCGTGTATTTACAGAGGCGGCAAGTGGTGCTATTCAAGGTGTGATTACACCCGTAGAGGCACGGCCTTACATTCATGCGGTATCTGCACAAAAGGATACTTTCTCGACCTATGCTGATGGAGAAACAGGTTTTTTTATGATTAAGGCTCTGCCCAAAGGCAGCTATAAAGTTGAGTTTAATACTACAGCCGGGTATCAGGCAAAGAGCATTAAAGATGTTGAGGTTGAAACCAGTAGAGTAACAGATATGGGCTCTATTGTAATTGAAAAAATAATGCAATAA
- a CDS encoding PQQ-dependent sugar dehydrogenase translates to MKYLVVIIGILFYNLAVSCQSTNDTSKNMEVQERAEANFKNYCVGCHNVHKSSFIDRTWIFGDKRDDIFKVIKQGKVEHGMPGFAGGLSDDVIYELTDYIMELKVMPPLGDNADAHAPIVVSENQKFRVDTIVSGLDVPWGLEFLPNGDLLISERSGELLRFTKDKKLEKITGLPPIKAAGQGGLLDLELHPQYAENGWLYFAYSSPNEVNSKLANTAVMRARLNGNTLVDKERIFKATPESDKRHHYGCKLEFDREGYLYFSVGDRGNRDRNPQALDNDCGKIHRIHDDGRIPDDNPFADTEGAMPSIYSYGHRNPQGVCMHPETGRIWSDEHGPKGGDEINLIEAGKNYGWPVISFGINYNGTIFTKDTAKVGMEQPILYWVPSIAPCGMTFVKGDRYPNWKNDILTGSLRFEYLHRCVLEGDKVIHQEKLLQGIGRVRNVEMSPDGFVYVAIENPGKILKLIPID, encoded by the coding sequence ATGAAATATCTTGTTGTAATCATCGGAATCCTGTTTTACAACCTGGCCGTATCGTGCCAAAGCACTAACGACACATCAAAAAACATGGAAGTACAAGAACGTGCCGAAGCCAATTTCAAAAACTATTGTGTGGGCTGCCATAATGTTCATAAGTCATCATTTATAGATCGCACCTGGATTTTCGGGGATAAACGCGATGATATTTTTAAGGTTATAAAACAAGGTAAAGTAGAGCACGGCATGCCTGGTTTTGCTGGTGGCTTAAGCGATGATGTCATCTACGAATTGACCGATTACATCATGGAATTAAAGGTGATGCCTCCTTTGGGCGACAATGCCGATGCCCATGCGCCAATTGTAGTAAGCGAAAATCAAAAGTTTAGGGTGGATACTATTGTGTCGGGGCTGGACGTGCCCTGGGGACTGGAGTTTTTACCCAATGGCGATTTGTTGATATCCGAACGCAGTGGCGAATTGCTTCGATTTACGAAAGATAAAAAACTGGAAAAAATAACCGGACTGCCTCCTATAAAAGCTGCCGGGCAAGGCGGATTGCTCGATTTGGAGCTACACCCTCAATACGCCGAAAACGGCTGGCTCTATTTCGCTTATTCCTCACCCAACGAAGTAAATAGCAAATTAGCCAACACGGCCGTGATGCGAGCCCGTCTTAATGGAAATACCCTGGTGGATAAAGAGCGTATCTTTAAAGCCACACCCGAAAGTGATAAACGGCATCATTATGGCTGTAAACTGGAATTCGACCGTGAGGGCTACCTGTATTTTTCGGTAGGCGACAGGGGCAACCGCGACCGCAACCCACAGGCACTGGATAACGATTGCGGTAAGATACATCGTATCCATGATGATGGACGCATTCCTGATGACAATCCCTTTGCAGATACCGAAGGTGCCATGCCGTCTATTTATTCTTACGGCCATCGTAATCCGCAAGGCGTGTGCATGCACCCCGAAACAGGCCGTATTTGGTCCGACGAACACGGCCCCAAGGGAGGCGACGAGATTAACCTGATAGAAGCCGGAAAAAACTATGGCTGGCCCGTTATTTCATTCGGCATCAATTACAATGGAACCATCTTTACCAAAGACACCGCCAAGGTGGGCATGGAACAACCCATATTGTATTGGGTGCCTTCTATCGCGCCATGCGGTATGACCTTTGTCAAAGGCGATCGCTATCCCAATTGGAAAAACGATATCCTCACCGGCTCCCTGCGTTTTGAATATTTACATCGCTGTGTTTTGGAAGGTGATAAGGTAATTCATCAGGAAAAGTTATTACAGGGCATTGGCAGGGTACGCAACGTAGAAATGAGCCCGGACGGTTTTGTTTATGTAGCCATCGAAAATCCCGGCAAAATTCTAAAACTGATTCCTATAGACTAA
- a CDS encoding SixA phosphatase family protein: MKKLILVRHAKTEQLYDYSKSDFDRKLLPRGHKDSGIIAGQLKAKGYLPDLFISSRAKRAEQTAQLFAGLLDYPKDKIQYEQFIYDGYTTSQMLSFIGKYGEDYETIIIFGHNPDIAGLAVNLVEEDLWHFPTACATVIGFEVSSWKDVEARSGTMELHIYPSMFK; the protein is encoded by the coding sequence ATGAAAAAACTAATATTAGTGCGCCACGCCAAAACAGAACAGCTGTATGATTATAGCAAATCCGACTTTGACCGTAAGCTATTGCCGCGAGGTCATAAAGATTCTGGAATTATTGCCGGCCAATTAAAAGCAAAGGGCTATTTGCCCGATTTGTTTATTAGTAGCAGGGCCAAACGGGCAGAGCAAACGGCGCAATTATTTGCTGGGCTTTTGGATTACCCCAAAGATAAAATACAGTATGAGCAGTTTATTTATGATGGTTACACTACCTCTCAGATGCTCAGTTTTATAGGTAAGTACGGCGAGGATTATGAAACCATCATTATTTTTGGACACAATCCGGATATTGCGGGGCTTGCCGTAAATTTGGTAGAAGAAGACTTATGGCACTTTCCCACAGCTTGTGCTACAGTAATTGGGTTCGAGGTAAGCAGCTGGAAGGATGTAGAAGCTCGCTCGGGTACAATGGAGCTGCACATTTATCCGAGTATGTTCAAATAA
- a CDS encoding metallophosphoesterase family protein encodes MTRIGLLSDTHSYFDPRFNELFAHCDEIWHAGDIGDMQVLNDMRALKPTRAVYGNIDDSRIRAELKETLRFTCDGVDVWITHIGGYPNKYAPAVKTLIYNKPPQLFIAGHSHILKVIYDKKINCLHINPGAAGRSGFHSVRTAVRFTLDNGEIKDLEIIELNKSEIANTYP; translated from the coding sequence ATGACACGCATTGGCCTTTTATCAGACACACACTCCTATTTTGATCCTCGCTTTAACGAATTATTTGCCCATTGCGACGAAATATGGCATGCCGGCGATATTGGCGACATGCAAGTATTGAACGACATGCGCGCTCTAAAACCCACCCGTGCCGTGTACGGCAACATCGATGATTCCCGCATACGCGCCGAACTTAAGGAAACCCTGCGTTTTACCTGCGATGGCGTAGATGTATGGATTACACATATTGGGGGCTATCCCAATAAATACGCTCCAGCCGTTAAGACCCTGATATATAATAAACCACCCCAATTGTTTATTGCAGGCCACTCCCACATATTAAAGGTTATTTACGATAAAAAAATAAACTGTTTGCACATCAACCCCGGTGCTGCCGGTCGATCGGGTTTCCATTCTGTACGCACTGCAGTCCGCTTTACCTTAGATAATGGTGAGATAAAAGATTTAGAGATTATTGAACTCAATAAATCAGAAATAGCGAACACATACCCCTGA